The sequence ATGGCAGTAGGGAGTCGGTGGATATAGAAGAccaagtttcattcaaatggcAATATTAAAAGACATAAGGCTCATTTAGTAGCCCGTGGCTTTACTCAAACTTATGGCATTGACTACAAGGAGACATTTGCTCCCGTAACCAAAATGAGTACTGTACGAGTGTTGTTATTTGTGGCAGTTAATCTCGATTGGTCCTTatttcaaatggatgtgaagaatgcatttcttcatggtgACCTCGAAGAGGAGGTGTACATGAAGCTTCCTCCCGGACATCCACAAGAGCATGAAACTAACAAAGTTTGCAAGCTCCATAAGGCCATATATGGACTGAAGCAATCTCCCCGAGCCTGGTATTCGAAGTTAAGTTCAGTCCTTGAAGCTGCAGGATTCATAAGGAGCCATGCCGATTCCTCGTTATTTGTTCGTACTGGTATAAGTGGCAAACTAGTTGTtcttatatatgttgatgatcttaTTATAACAAGTGATAACATAGAAGAAATCGATGCCCTCAAATCCTCTCTTCATCAACAATTTGCCATTAAGGATTTGGGAATCTTAAAGTACTTTCTTGGCATTTAAATGGCCACTTCCTCCAAGGGTTTATTCTTAAATCAAAGGAGGTATGTTCTTGATCTATTGGATGAAGCTGGCATGTTGAATTGCAAGCCCGCTTCTACTCCTCTGGTGAGTAGACTTCAAGTAGATGCACCCAGTGAACCACTACCAATCCCTAGGGTTTATCAACGCGTGGTAGGAAAACTAATCTACCTCACTATCACCAGACCTGACATTGCTTATTCTGTAAGTTTTGTCagtcaatttatgcactctCCCTCGATGATTCACTTGGAGAGTGTCAAAAGGATACTCATATACTTGAAGGGATCCATTGGTAGAGGTTTACTCATGCAAAAACATggttcaaatcatatcatagcaTACACTGATGCTGACTGGGTGGGTAATGCCCTCGATTGCAAGTCTACCACTGGTTTCTGTACTTTTGTTGGTGGCAATCTTGTGACATGGAAGAGTAAAAAACAAACCGTGGTTGCAAGATCAAGTGCTAAGGATGAATATAAAGCCATGGCAGCCACGACTTGTGAATTAATTTGGTTAAAAAGTCTCCTAAAGGATCTTGGCTGCGTCAACAAGGAACCTATGTCCTTGTTTTGTGACAACCAAGCTACCATGCATATAGCTTCAAATCCGGTATTCCACGAAAGAACAAAGCACATTGAAGTTGATTGCTATTACATCCGAGCACAAGTCCAATCCAAAGTCATTAACACCGTGTACACTTGAAGTTATGATCAACTTGCTGACTTGTTTACAAAAGCTCTCGACTCTACTCATTTCCAAAGATCGCTGAGCAAGTTGGGATCAATCAACCCCCTTGATCCAGCTTGATGGGGAGTATTGAAACTGATGGGTGGCCATCACTTTGTGTTAAAGTGTTATTCcttaattttagggtttatgtCTTCTAGGAGATTTCTTGTAAGTTGTATCTAGGGCTAGCCTTTTTCTCTCTAGCTACTACTTTGTAGCTGTTTGCATTTGTTTATTGGGTAGGTTTTTCCTTCCTTGCTTCGTCTCCTTTTTATGAGACCTCTCCCTTGTAATTCTTTTTCATGAATACATACACACTTTGTTGAACTTAAATCTCAACATAGACAAATACCAGAAAATATTGTGATTGTTTGAGCTATCATACCACAAAATATCCAATTAAGAATTCATTGGATTATGGAAATTTATCTCATCCTTATTCAACTTTTTTCTAAGAAAAGTCTGCAAAATCTCCGAACCTGAGGAAGCAAGGTTGCAAGATGTTTGGAGAGACGCAATGGAGGAGTTTCAAGCTCTTGAGGAGAATAAGACATAAACTATTGTGAAGTTAGAAGGGGAAAAAATACATGTTGGATCCATGTAAAAGAATTTACAAGGTTAAACTTGTGATGGGTTAATTGAAAGGTACCAAGAAAAACTAATTGCTAAAGGTTATACTTGAACCTAACTAGTATATTTGTCTTGTGCAGTCAAAGTGAGTTGTTTCTTCTTTCTAAATCAAGTGTATGACTTAGTCGTGTGAGTAAATTCACGATTATCAACATTTGGTGAGCTCACTTTCCCTTGATTGAGTAATTCCCATGGTATATTCTTGTTCTCCTTGAGACCTTTGACTTGTCTTGCATTagaaatttttatatatttatggaATTCTATTCTCCAACATGTCAATCATGATTCTGGCTTCATGGGAATAAAGAAAGCATTTCGCGGTACTACCAAAAAGTCTCATGCTTACGTTACTGATATTGATGGTTTTATTATCTTGGACAACGAAGACCCCCGTCGGATTCTCGAGGAGGCTATGGAAGATCCATATCAAAAGGGGCGTTGAGGGGAAGTGAAAGGTGCAGTCGCATAAGCACCAAATTTGAAGGGGCCCTTAAATTTTTGTCATCTAACATCATGTAATAATGTTCTATATtcaaaaattgattttgttaGCACTTTAAAACCGCATTGTGCATTCCTTAtaagagtatttttttttctttgtaaatataaaaaattggagtacaatgatatattttgaGTGTCAATAATAACATCCTAAAAAATGAtagtttcttaattttattatataacaatgttatatattcaagtgaaactttgaagttaggggtttgaatttttttttttcatgtttggttgtttaagataaaactgcttttgattatttagtgaatGTTATGTTTATAGCTCCTTTTACTTATCATTAAGGACAT is a genomic window of Malus domestica chromosome 09, GDT2T_hap1 containing:
- the LOC139187787 gene encoding secreted RxLR effector protein 161-like, whose amino-acid sequence is MATSSKGLFLNQRRYVLDLLDEAGMLNCKPASTPLVSRLQVDAPSEPLPIPRVYQRVVGKLIYLTITRPDIAYSVSFVSQFMHSPSMIHLESVKRILIYLKGSIGRGLLMQKHGSNHIIAYTDADWVGNALDCKSTTGFCTFVGGNLVTWKSKKQTVVARSSAKDEYKAMAATTCELIWLKSLLKDLGCVNKEPMSLFCDNQATMHIASNPVFHERTKHIEVDCYYIRAQVQSKVINTVYT